Part of the Pseudomonas chlororaphis genome, CCCCGTCGCCCGCCCTGCTCTTCGGGCTCACCCGGATCTTCAGCAACTCGCCGGCCTGGATGCCCGGCTGCAGCAAAACACCCAGCGCGTGCGCAAGGTGATCGACAAGGGCATACCGATCCTGATCACCGGTGAAACCGGCACCGGCAAGGAGGCGTTTGCCCGTGCGATCCACCATGCAAGCCATCGCCGCGCCGGGCCTTTCGTGGCGTTGAACTGCGCGGCGATCCCCGAGACGCTGATCGAGAGCGAGCTGTTCGGCTATCGCGCCGGCAGCTTCACGGGCGCTAACCGAAAAGGCATGAAAGGCAAGCTGGAACAAGCCAACGGCGGGACGTTGTTTCTCGATGAGATCGGCGACATGCCTGCCCATTTGCAAACCCGCTTGCTGCGGGTGCTGGCGGAGCGAGAAATTTCGCCGCTGGGGGCCGAGGCGCCGGTGACGCTGGATGTTCAGGTGATCTCGGCCACTCACCAGGATCTGCATGCGATGATCCGCGACAAACACTTTCGCGAAGACCTGTTCTACCGCCTGGCCGGCATGAACCTGGCACTGCCGGCCCTGCGCGAGCGCAGTGACCGAGCCGAACTGATCGATACGCTGCTCGCAGCCCAGCCCGGCGCCCAAGGGTTACAGCTTGACGCCGATGCCCGCCAATGCCTGCTTGATTACGCCTGGCCCGGCAACATTCGTCAGTTGCTCAATAGCCTGCGCTACGCAGTCGCCCTGGCCGAAGGCGGCGTGATTGATCGGGAGTGCTTGCCCTGTGAATTGCTGGCGCCGCAAAAGCCGTCGCCGTCAATCAGCGCCGTCGCGCAGGCCAACCACCTGGAGGCGCAACTGGACGGTGAGGAGTCCCGCCACTTGCTCGGTACTCTGCGCCGGCATCGCTGGAACATCAGCGCCGCCGCGACGGACCTGGGCATCTCGCGCTCGACGCTGTATCGCAAGATGAAAAAGCACGGTCTTGTCGCGCCCAACGACCTGCCCTGACAGCGGGTCCCGCGGCCAATGAAAATGCCGGCGCCCGTTGCAGGCGTCGGCATTTTCCAGGGGCAGACTATGGATCAGATCTGAATGTAGACCACGTGGGTGTGGGTGTACTCATACAAGCCGTGTTTGCCGTCCGC contains:
- a CDS encoding Fis family GAF modulated sigma54 specific transcriptional regulator gives rise to the protein MRPDGVIAQSWYRSVVEHRLDPGAASRKNILSAEDIRRHQQHHQQYLAIASQGVSGLARRVVPAGFAVLLSDEYGITLDSRLPSQHDAYTQSGLVVGARWDESVVGTNGIGTTLAATQPLIIHRDEHFLAANSRLSCSVAPIFDAQGLLRGCLNATCMNSDGPRESQYLTLQLVIMYARMIENAHFRQSYRDRLTLSLVPIDEIADLGNEQLLALDESGRVIGANRAAFIALDATDTPTLIGASIERLLSITVDELLQLTNGGARGVRLRGPRHESLLDVGLRIPSERHRPLPVARPALRAHPDLQQLAGLDARLQQNTQRVRKVIDKGIPILITGETGTGKEAFARAIHHASHRRAGPFVALNCAAIPETLIESELFGYRAGSFTGANRKGMKGKLEQANGGTLFLDEIGDMPAHLQTRLLRVLAEREISPLGAEAPVTLDVQVISATHQDLHAMIRDKHFREDLFYRLAGMNLALPALRERSDRAELIDTLLAAQPGAQGLQLDADARQCLLDYAWPGNIRQLLNSLRYAVALAEGGVIDRECLPCELLAPQKPSPSISAVAQANHLEAQLDGEESRHLLGTLRRHRWNISAAATDLGISRSTLYRKMKKHGLVAPNDLP